One Gammaproteobacteria bacterium genomic window, TCAGGGACACACTCCGGAAGATATTGCCGAAGAACGTGATATCAACCTCAACATGGTTTATTCACATCTTGCCGAAGCTGTCAAATATGGTTCTCTGGAACTGACTAAAGTCGTAGGACTGCCGCAAGATGAAATTGATGAAATCATATCAGTTGCCGAAATTACCGGCTACCTCGAAGATAATAAACTAAAACCGGTATTCGATATGCTAGATGGTGAATATAGTTACGGCGTTTTAAGATGTGTATTGGCAGGCTTATCCTCTGATGTTTGATAAATTACTGATCGCGGCAAAAGGTGTCGCAATGGGAGCTGCTGATGTTGTTCCCGGAGTTTCAGGTGGGACTATCGCATTAATGACCGGAATTTATCCGCGTTTAATCAATGCTATTGCCAGTTTCGATATTGAATGTATAAAACTGTTTTTCAGCGGTCGATTTAAAGAATTTTGGAAGCACATAGACAGCAGTTTCCTGCTCCCTTTGCTTCTTGGCATTCTAACGGCTTTTGTGCTGCTTGCGCACTCCATCAAATATGCCATAGCTAATCATCCTGTGCCAACTTGGTCGTTTTTCTTCGGACTCATTATAGCTTCTGCAATTTTAATCATTCAGCATATCAAACATAAAAAAGCAGTTCATTTTTTATGGCTCATTCCGGGAATTGCTTTCGGATATTGGATTGGTTCAATGACATCAATTCCATTCCCGGATAACAACACCGCCGTTTTTATTGCCGGAGGTATCGCTATTTGCGCAATGATACTTCCCGGAATTTCAGGTAGTTTTATATTATTACTCATAGGTATGTATGAAACCCTAATCAATGCAGTTGCTGACAGAGATTTTGCGGTACTGTCCATATTTGCAATTGGTGCGGTAATAGGCTTATTAATCTTTACCCGAGTGATTAAATTGGTCCTCGCCAGATTTTACGAAGCCTCTGTTTTTTTTCTCAGCGGACTCATGCTCGGTTCACTGGTCAAAGTCTGGCCCTGGAAAACAGAAACCACCAACATCCTCCCGAATCTTCATCCACAACCACAAACCACACTGGCAATTTCCATGATGATTTTAGCTTTTGTGATTGTGTTTGGAGTTGATTATTTGGGGAGAAAGTTAAGTACAAAATAGTTAGGTATTTGAGCTTATATTCAGTGTATTTTCTGACTGGCTCTTGATAGGAGTTTAATACTTTATGATACTTTTGCCTGTGCGAAAAGTAACACAAAACACACCCCAAACTCTCAGCCGTTGGCTTCCCTTAATATTTTTTCAAATTTGGCGTTTGCAAAAAACTCACATTGCAAGCAATGCTCAGACACTTGCAAACGTAATTCCAAATTCTTCAGAAATATTTCGGTGAGAGTAAAGGGGTTTATATGAACCACAGTCATACTGAGCGAAGTGGACGAAGTCCACGAAGTCGTAAGACCAAACGGCAGGATAGCCGTTTTGCCACGCGAAGCGACCCGAAGGGCTCGTAGCAGGAGCGAAGAGACA contains:
- a CDS encoding DUF368 domain-containing protein; the protein is MFDKLLIAAKGVAMGAADVVPGVSGGTIALMTGIYPRLINAIASFDIECIKLFFSGRFKEFWKHIDSSFLLPLLLGILTAFVLLAHSIKYAIANHPVPTWSFFFGLIIASAILIIQHIKHKKAVHFLWLIPGIAFGYWIGSMTSIPFPDNNTAVFIAGGIAICAMILPGISGSFILLLIGMYETLINAVADRDFAVLSIFAIGAVIGLLIFTRVIKLVLARFYEASVFFLSGLMLGSLVKVWPWKTETTNILPNLHPQPQTTLAISMMILAFVIVFGVDYLGRKLSTK